The following coding sequences are from one Puniceicoccus vermicola window:
- a CDS encoding c-type cytochrome: MRYFFAIYIAVVIAVVAILGFRGDKSEKTPWMIFPDMDNQPRYKPQATNHYFQDRMNDRPKPAGAVIRGQGWEVKETFSADFAEDFSDSTVFYEGKNEDGSWATEFPIDVDNATMELGRQKYDIFCKVCHGAVGNGKGITSKYGVIPANLLQQNYHEMPAGQIFNTITNGKNTMFGYGEKITPEERWAIILYVRALQLSQSASIEDVPADKRKELGL, encoded by the coding sequence ATGCGTTACTTTTTCGCCATTTATATCGCCGTTGTCATCGCGGTCGTCGCCATCCTCGGATTCCGTGGGGATAAGAGTGAAAAGACTCCTTGGATGATTTTTCCGGACATGGATAATCAGCCGCGGTACAAGCCGCAGGCGACCAACCATTATTTCCAAGATCGCATGAACGACCGTCCGAAGCCAGCGGGTGCCGTGATTCGCGGCCAGGGCTGGGAGGTCAAAGAGACCTTCAGCGCCGATTTCGCTGAAGACTTTTCCGACTCGACCGTTTTCTACGAAGGGAAGAACGAGGATGGATCTTGGGCCACTGAGTTTCCGATCGACGTCGATAATGCGACGATGGAACTGGGACGTCAGAAATATGATATTTTCTGCAAGGTCTGCCACGGTGCTGTTGGAAACGGCAAGGGCATCACTTCGAAATACGGGGTGATTCCGGCCAACCTCCTGCAGCAGAATTATCACGAAATGCCTGCGGGCCAGATTTTTAACACCATCACCAACGGGAAAAATACCATGTTTGGCTACGGTGAGAAAATAACGCCCGAAGAACGTTGGGCCATTATTCTTTATGTTCGTGCACTGCAGCTCTCTCAGAGCGCCTCAATCGAAGATGTTCCTGCTGACAAAAGAAAGGAGTTGGGACTATGA
- a CDS encoding DUF3341 domain-containing protein, whose protein sequence is MSVKDKNIFGIAATFRTAPDVYHACEKVRDAGYTRWDSYTPFPIHGIHHAMGLKRSKVPIFTFLGGMTGFLTGLSIVSYMNFNYPLIVGGKPYFSPVFPFPIFYELTILLAAFGTLGGMFILNRLPRHHHPLFDYEPFLKTSDDSFMIVIESTDPTFDEEKVRSVLTEAGGEDINIIKAED, encoded by the coding sequence ATGTCCGTTAAAGATAAAAACATCTTTGGCATCGCGGCGACCTTCCGGACCGCACCCGATGTTTACCACGCCTGTGAAAAGGTGAGGGATGCCGGTTATACCCGCTGGGATTCTTACACACCTTTCCCGATCCACGGCATCCACCACGCCATGGGCCTAAAGCGCTCGAAGGTGCCTATTTTCACCTTCCTCGGGGGGATGACTGGATTTCTTACGGGGCTCTCGATCGTCTCCTACATGAATTTCAATTACCCACTGATCGTGGGCGGAAAACCGTACTTCAGTCCGGTCTTCCCGTTTCCGATCTTTTACGAATTGACCATTTTGCTCGCGGCCTTCGGAACCCTCGGGGGCATGTTTATTCTGAACCGTCTTCCGCGGCATCACCACCCGCTTTTCGACTACGAACCGTTTTTGAAAACCTCCGACGACAGTTTTATGATCGTCATCGAGTCGACGGATCCCACCTTCGATGAAGAGAAGGTGCGATCGGTCCTGACAGAAGCCGGTGGCGAGGACATCAACATCATTAAGGCGGAGGACTGA